One genomic segment of Oncorhynchus masou masou isolate Uvic2021 chromosome 16, UVic_Omas_1.1, whole genome shotgun sequence includes these proteins:
- the LOC135557142 gene encoding uncharacterized protein LOC135557142, producing MMDIEHEASCKLRRSMHPTSPADIDPKVHSTVERAVRSILGEQSNDPRSNLLSPSQVVVEVVPRLLLALWLQPEEGHSEHPILISGMAMGMVAAVVEKLSSMLKDPSPHIPFSRAAAYDSVRSILGRISQSFSTDDMQSPFYMSSVCAFVADEVQSCFQPPAATLPVPPVLAVAVSTTLPADIQTDPACSHLEVVDITRKTEADPASSHLEDVDITSNTEADPGSSHLNVVDITSNTEADPASSHLNVVDINSNTEADPASSHLNVVDITPNTEAEPISSLLEVVDVTPEERTLTMAVSATLPADIQAGEVAVVISDVTPHVTKDVTLDVPCKARKGAVRRLFCRLWRAVCCCACHKEEEEQY from the exons ATGATGGACATAGAGCACGAGGCTTCCTGCAAGCTCCGCCGCTCCATGCATCCCACCTCGCCAGCTGACAT CGATCCAAAGGTCCACAGCACTGTGGAAAGAGCTGTGAGGAGCATTCTGGGTGAGCAGTCCAATGATCCCCGTAGCAACCTGCTCAGCCCATctcaggtggtggtggaggtggtgcccAGGCTCCTCCTGGCCCTGTGGCTTCAGCCAGAGGAAGGCCATTCAGAGCACCCAATCCTAATAAGCGGGATGGCCATGGGCATGGTGGCGGCCGTAGTGGAGAAGCTCTCCAGCATGTTAAAGGACCCTTCCCCTCACATCCCTTTCTCCCGGGCAGCTGCTTATGACTCTGTGCGGTCGATCCTCGGGAGAATCAGTCAGTCCTTCTCCACCGATGACATGCAGAGCCCTTTTTATATGAGctctgtttgtgcctttgtggCGGATGAGGTGCAGAGCTGCTTCCAGCCCCCTGCAGCCACCCTACCAGTCCCCCCTGTCCTCGCGGTGGCCGtttccaccacactaccagctgACATCCAAACAG ACCCGGCTTGCtcccacctggaggttgtggaCATCACCCGTAAGACAGAGGCAGATCCGGCTTCTTCCCACCTGGAGGATGTAgacatcacctctaacacagaggcagacccgGGTTCTTCCCACCTGAATGTTGTggacatcacctctaacacagaggcagatccggCTTCTTCCCACCTGAATGTTGTGGACATCAACTCTAATACAGAGGCAGACCCGGCTTCTTCCCACCTGAATGTGGTGGACATCACCCCTAATACAGAGGCAGAGCCCATCTCTTCCCTCTTGGAGGTTGTGGACGTCACACCTGAAGAAAGGACTCTCACGATGGCTGTCTCCGCCACTCTGCCAGCTGACATCCAAGCAG GGGAAGTTGCTGTGGTCATCTCGGATGTCACCCCACACGTCACCAAGGACGTGACACTGGATGTTCCATGCAAAGCTAGGAAAGGGGCAGTCCGGCGATTATTTTGCAGGCTTTGGAGGGCAGTGTGCTGCTGCGCCTGCcacaaggaagaggaggaacaatATTAA